A genomic window from Methanosarcinales archaeon includes:
- a CDS encoding FAD-dependent oxidoreductase: MAKNVVIIGGGAVGMSVATHLKRHSNHNVVVFSSESYTAYSQCGMPFVLEGKISGFNDLIVKSQDALMEMGIELHLDTSVNIIDSNNRKVISGIGVFDYDHLVISTGSIPFIPHIKGRELKGVFTLHIMSDAIGIDKSLNNTSRVLIIGAGGIGVEMAASLMKRGLETVLVEALPQVLPLILDNDMASLIENYLNSLGVRVITGTQVESINGSQHVESVTVGGEILLAETVIVATGLRPNVDIAGEAGFDIGPTGGIVTDGRLRVSYQGEFLDNVYSGGECAQVTDLITGQPTISRLGSAARRMARVIGENLSGKISDYPYTLSPNVVAVGDLVAGQVGITSHIAKENDISVVSGSSKGLTRAGYYPGARPLHIKLLFANEKLVGAQVISHEGVKERIDAFSLAIRMGATVEDLLRWETSYAPPVSGVIDPVTFAVDDARKKMESTA; the protein is encoded by the coding sequence ATGGCAAAGAATGTAGTCATCATAGGTGGGGGAGCTGTGGGGATGAGTGTTGCCACTCATCTAAAACGGCATTCCAACCACAATGTTGTGGTTTTTTCATCAGAATCTTACACAGCCTACAGCCAGTGCGGGATGCCTTTTGTATTGGAAGGCAAAATATCTGGTTTTAATGATCTGATAGTAAAGTCGCAGGATGCATTAATGGAAATGGGTATAGAACTTCACCTTGATACTTCGGTCAACATTATCGATAGCAACAACCGGAAAGTCATTTCTGGTATAGGGGTTTTTGATTATGATCATCTGGTAATCAGCACTGGAAGTATACCATTTATTCCGCATATTAAAGGCCGGGAACTAAAAGGTGTATTTACTCTTCATATAATGTCTGATGCCATTGGAATCGATAAATCCCTTAATAATACCAGCCGTGTGTTGATCATCGGTGCCGGAGGGATCGGGGTTGAAATGGCGGCAAGTCTTATGAAAAGAGGACTGGAAACCGTACTGGTTGAAGCTCTTCCCCAGGTACTACCTCTAATACTGGACAATGATATGGCTTCCCTTATCGAGAATTATCTTAATTCCCTGGGGGTCAGGGTAATTACAGGAACACAGGTTGAATCAATAAACGGCTCACAACATGTAGAATCTGTTACAGTTGGGGGAGAGATACTTCTTGCAGAAACAGTGATTGTAGCAACAGGACTTAGACCCAATGTGGATATTGCCGGGGAGGCAGGATTTGATATAGGTCCTACTGGTGGAATCGTGACAGATGGTAGGTTAAGGGTCAGCTACCAGGGTGAATTCCTGGACAATGTATATTCGGGAGGAGAATGCGCCCAGGTAACTGATCTTATTACGGGACAGCCCACAATAAGCAGGCTCGGGTCGGCTGCAAGGCGCATGGCCCGGGTGATCGGTGAGAATCTCAGTGGCAAGATTTCCGATTATCCGTATACATTAAGCCCAAATGTGGTTGCTGTGGGTGATCTGGTGGCCGGCCAGGTTGGAATCACCTCCCATATAGCAAAAGAAAATGATATCAGTGTGGTCAGTGGGAGTTCCAAAGGACTTACCAGGGCAGGTTATTATCCTGGTGCCAGGCCGCTGCATATTAAACTATTGTTCGCCAATGAAAAGCTGGTAGGTGCACAGGTGATCTCTCATGAGGGGGTAAAGGAGAGAATTGACGCATTCAGCCTTGCCATCCGAATGGGTGCTACAGTTGAAGACCTGCTCAGATGGGAGACCTCGTATGCTCCTCCGGTATCAGGTGTTATCGACCCTGTGACTTTTGCAGTGGATGATGCCAGAAAAAAGATGGAATCAACTGCATGA